The Neodiprion virginianus isolate iyNeoVirg1 chromosome 5, iyNeoVirg1.1, whole genome shotgun sequence genome contains a region encoding:
- the LOC124306116 gene encoding thioredoxin reductase 2, mitochondrial isoform X1, translating into MSERGKKKRSWGFCHKKPETLDDDSGEENTQATSAGTAFPPPTEVIQVPVLESTEKSNTTPEDQASTYDLIVIGGGSGGLAAAKEAVQLGANVVVLDYVTPSPQGTKWGLGGTCVNVGCIPKKLMHQAALLGEAIHESVAYGWQVPNSKAIRHDWQTLKTAVQNHIKSVNWVTRVELRNRKVEYLNAQGYFKDATTVVGVMKNGEEKVVSAKYILIAVGGRPKYPDVPGAKEYGITSDDIFSLSQAPGKTLIVGAGYIGLECAGFLNGLGYDTTVMVRSVVLRGFDKQMANMVADEMQDRGVRFIYKAKLKAIEKQDDGRLLVHWVDRDGGLYHDAYDTVLFAIGRRSLTEELKPENAGLELVPDTGKIKTVNEQTNISNIYAVGDVLHEKPELTPVAIHAGRLLAKRLFSSCDEKMEYTNIATTVFSPLEYSCVGLSEEEAIHIHGEHFVDVYHAYYKPTEFFIPQKNVSHCYLKVVTLRTDKSEVLGMHFIGPNAGEVIQGFAAAMKCNLTYPLLKSTVGIHPTTAEEFTRISITKRSGMDPTPQSCCS; encoded by the exons TGGAACGGCGTTTCCACCGCCAACCGAGGTGATACAAGTACCAGTTCTCGAATCGACAGAAAAATCAAACACAACTCCAGAAG ATCAAGCCTCAACATACGATTTAATCGTTATCGGCGGAGGTTCAGGTGGCTTAGCCGCTGCCAAGGAAGCTGTTCAACTTGGAGCTAACGTTGTAGTGTTGGACTATGTCACTCCTTCACCCCAGGGTACCAAATGGGGTCTTGGTGGAACATGCGTTAATGTTGGTTGTATTCCGAAAAAATTGATGCATCAGGCAGCTTTACTTGGTGAAGCAATTCAT GAATCTGTTGCTTATGGATGGCAAGTACCGAATTCAAAAGCTATACGACACGACTGGCAAACCTTGAAGACTGCTGTGCAAAATCATATCAAGTCAGTCAATTGGGTTACTCGTGTTGAACTAAGAAACAG aaaagttgaatatttaaatgcTCAGGGTTATTTCAAAGATGCCACCACAGTTGTCGGAGTTATGAAAAATGGAGAAGAAAAGGTTGTATCTGCCAAGTATATCTTGATCGCCGTCGGTGGTAGGCCGAAATACCCAGATGTACCTGGAGCTAAGGAATACGGTATTACCAGCGatgatattttcagtttaaGTCAGGCACCTGGCAAAACCTTAATCGTTGGTGCTGGAT ATATTGGGTTAGAGTGTGCAGGATTTTTGAATGGACTTGGTTATGATACAACAGTCATGGTGCGTTCTGTTGTACTGAGAGGATTTGACAAACAGATGGCAAATATGGTAGCAGACGAAATGCAAGATCGTGGTGTTCGCTTCATTTATAAGGCTAAGCTCAAGGCTATCGAAAAACAGGATGACGGACGTCTGCTTGTCCATTGGGTGGATCGT GATGGAGGTTTATATCACGATGCTTATGACACTGTACTTTTTGCTATCGGACGCCGATCACTGACCGAAGAACTGAAACCTGAGAATGCCGGTCTCGAACTTGTCCCGGATactggaaaaattaaaactgtcAACGAGCAGACCAACATCTCCAACATTTATGCTGTCGGCGATGTACTCCAC GAAAAGCCAGAACTTACCCCAGTCGCGATTCATGCTGGCCGACTCTTGGCTAAGAGGTTATTCAGTTCCTGTGATGAGAAGATGGAGTACACAAACATTGCAACTACCGTTTTTAGCCCCCTCGAATACAGTTGTGTTGGACTAAGCGAAGAGGAAGCCATCCACATACATGGGGAACACTTTGTAGACGTCTACCATGCCTACTACAAGccaacagaattttttataccgcaGAAAAATGTTAGTCATTGTTACTTGAAAGTCGTCACTCTGCGAACTGACAAGTCGGAAGTCCTTGGAATGCACTTTATTGGCCCTAATGCTGGCGAAGTTATTCAAGGCTTTGCTGCAGCTATGAA ATGCAATTTGACTTACCCATTACTCAAGTCCACTGTCGGGATTCACCCAACAACAGCTGAGGAATTCACAAGAATAAGTATCACAAAGCGATCTGGGATGGATCCGACACCACAGAGTTGCTGCAGTTAG
- the LOC124306116 gene encoding thioredoxin reductase 1, mitochondrial isoform X3 has translation MAPIDQASTYDLIVIGGGSGGLAAAKEAVQLGANVVVLDYVTPSPQGTKWGLGGTCVNVGCIPKKLMHQAALLGEAIHESVAYGWQVPNSKAIRHDWQTLKTAVQNHIKSVNWVTRVELRNRKVEYLNAQGYFKDATTVVGVMKNGEEKVVSAKYILIAVGGRPKYPDVPGAKEYGITSDDIFSLSQAPGKTLIVGAGYIGLECAGFLNGLGYDTTVMVRSVVLRGFDKQMANMVADEMQDRGVRFIYKAKLKAIEKQDDGRLLVHWVDRDGGLYHDAYDTVLFAIGRRSLTEELKPENAGLELVPDTGKIKTVNEQTNISNIYAVGDVLHEKPELTPVAIHAGRLLAKRLFSSCDEKMEYTNIATTVFSPLEYSCVGLSEEEAIHIHGEHFVDVYHAYYKPTEFFIPQKNVSHCYLKVVTLRTDKSEVLGMHFIGPNAGEVIQGFAAAMKCNLTYPLLKSTVGIHPTTAEEFTRISITKRSGMDPTPQSCCS, from the exons ATGGCTCCCATTG ATCAAGCCTCAACATACGATTTAATCGTTATCGGCGGAGGTTCAGGTGGCTTAGCCGCTGCCAAGGAAGCTGTTCAACTTGGAGCTAACGTTGTAGTGTTGGACTATGTCACTCCTTCACCCCAGGGTACCAAATGGGGTCTTGGTGGAACATGCGTTAATGTTGGTTGTATTCCGAAAAAATTGATGCATCAGGCAGCTTTACTTGGTGAAGCAATTCAT GAATCTGTTGCTTATGGATGGCAAGTACCGAATTCAAAAGCTATACGACACGACTGGCAAACCTTGAAGACTGCTGTGCAAAATCATATCAAGTCAGTCAATTGGGTTACTCGTGTTGAACTAAGAAACAG aaaagttgaatatttaaatgcTCAGGGTTATTTCAAAGATGCCACCACAGTTGTCGGAGTTATGAAAAATGGAGAAGAAAAGGTTGTATCTGCCAAGTATATCTTGATCGCCGTCGGTGGTAGGCCGAAATACCCAGATGTACCTGGAGCTAAGGAATACGGTATTACCAGCGatgatattttcagtttaaGTCAGGCACCTGGCAAAACCTTAATCGTTGGTGCTGGAT ATATTGGGTTAGAGTGTGCAGGATTTTTGAATGGACTTGGTTATGATACAACAGTCATGGTGCGTTCTGTTGTACTGAGAGGATTTGACAAACAGATGGCAAATATGGTAGCAGACGAAATGCAAGATCGTGGTGTTCGCTTCATTTATAAGGCTAAGCTCAAGGCTATCGAAAAACAGGATGACGGACGTCTGCTTGTCCATTGGGTGGATCGT GATGGAGGTTTATATCACGATGCTTATGACACTGTACTTTTTGCTATCGGACGCCGATCACTGACCGAAGAACTGAAACCTGAGAATGCCGGTCTCGAACTTGTCCCGGATactggaaaaattaaaactgtcAACGAGCAGACCAACATCTCCAACATTTATGCTGTCGGCGATGTACTCCAC GAAAAGCCAGAACTTACCCCAGTCGCGATTCATGCTGGCCGACTCTTGGCTAAGAGGTTATTCAGTTCCTGTGATGAGAAGATGGAGTACACAAACATTGCAACTACCGTTTTTAGCCCCCTCGAATACAGTTGTGTTGGACTAAGCGAAGAGGAAGCCATCCACATACATGGGGAACACTTTGTAGACGTCTACCATGCCTACTACAAGccaacagaattttttataccgcaGAAAAATGTTAGTCATTGTTACTTGAAAGTCGTCACTCTGCGAACTGACAAGTCGGAAGTCCTTGGAATGCACTTTATTGGCCCTAATGCTGGCGAAGTTATTCAAGGCTTTGCTGCAGCTATGAA ATGCAATTTGACTTACCCATTACTCAAGTCCACTGTCGGGATTCACCCAACAACAGCTGAGGAATTCACAAGAATAAGTATCACAAAGCGATCTGGGATGGATCCGACACCACAGAGTTGCTGCAGTTAG
- the LOC124306116 gene encoding thioredoxin reductase 2, mitochondrial isoform X2 — MATLMFSLTFLPLRHARSKLLAFPKSRINCFLIGKKSIACYSNQASTYDLIVIGGGSGGLAAAKEAVQLGANVVVLDYVTPSPQGTKWGLGGTCVNVGCIPKKLMHQAALLGEAIHESVAYGWQVPNSKAIRHDWQTLKTAVQNHIKSVNWVTRVELRNRKVEYLNAQGYFKDATTVVGVMKNGEEKVVSAKYILIAVGGRPKYPDVPGAKEYGITSDDIFSLSQAPGKTLIVGAGYIGLECAGFLNGLGYDTTVMVRSVVLRGFDKQMANMVADEMQDRGVRFIYKAKLKAIEKQDDGRLLVHWVDRDGGLYHDAYDTVLFAIGRRSLTEELKPENAGLELVPDTGKIKTVNEQTNISNIYAVGDVLHEKPELTPVAIHAGRLLAKRLFSSCDEKMEYTNIATTVFSPLEYSCVGLSEEEAIHIHGEHFVDVYHAYYKPTEFFIPQKNVSHCYLKVVTLRTDKSEVLGMHFIGPNAGEVIQGFAAAMKCNLTYPLLKSTVGIHPTTAEEFTRISITKRSGMDPTPQSCCS, encoded by the exons ATGGCAACGTTAATGTTCTCCCTAACGTTCCTGCCGCTTCGACACGCCAGGTCGAAACTATTAGCTTTCCCTAAGTCACGAATCAACTGTTTCTTGATCGGTAAAAAATCGATCGCTTGCTACTCCA ATCAAGCCTCAACATACGATTTAATCGTTATCGGCGGAGGTTCAGGTGGCTTAGCCGCTGCCAAGGAAGCTGTTCAACTTGGAGCTAACGTTGTAGTGTTGGACTATGTCACTCCTTCACCCCAGGGTACCAAATGGGGTCTTGGTGGAACATGCGTTAATGTTGGTTGTATTCCGAAAAAATTGATGCATCAGGCAGCTTTACTTGGTGAAGCAATTCAT GAATCTGTTGCTTATGGATGGCAAGTACCGAATTCAAAAGCTATACGACACGACTGGCAAACCTTGAAGACTGCTGTGCAAAATCATATCAAGTCAGTCAATTGGGTTACTCGTGTTGAACTAAGAAACAG aaaagttgaatatttaaatgcTCAGGGTTATTTCAAAGATGCCACCACAGTTGTCGGAGTTATGAAAAATGGAGAAGAAAAGGTTGTATCTGCCAAGTATATCTTGATCGCCGTCGGTGGTAGGCCGAAATACCCAGATGTACCTGGAGCTAAGGAATACGGTATTACCAGCGatgatattttcagtttaaGTCAGGCACCTGGCAAAACCTTAATCGTTGGTGCTGGAT ATATTGGGTTAGAGTGTGCAGGATTTTTGAATGGACTTGGTTATGATACAACAGTCATGGTGCGTTCTGTTGTACTGAGAGGATTTGACAAACAGATGGCAAATATGGTAGCAGACGAAATGCAAGATCGTGGTGTTCGCTTCATTTATAAGGCTAAGCTCAAGGCTATCGAAAAACAGGATGACGGACGTCTGCTTGTCCATTGGGTGGATCGT GATGGAGGTTTATATCACGATGCTTATGACACTGTACTTTTTGCTATCGGACGCCGATCACTGACCGAAGAACTGAAACCTGAGAATGCCGGTCTCGAACTTGTCCCGGATactggaaaaattaaaactgtcAACGAGCAGACCAACATCTCCAACATTTATGCTGTCGGCGATGTACTCCAC GAAAAGCCAGAACTTACCCCAGTCGCGATTCATGCTGGCCGACTCTTGGCTAAGAGGTTATTCAGTTCCTGTGATGAGAAGATGGAGTACACAAACATTGCAACTACCGTTTTTAGCCCCCTCGAATACAGTTGTGTTGGACTAAGCGAAGAGGAAGCCATCCACATACATGGGGAACACTTTGTAGACGTCTACCATGCCTACTACAAGccaacagaattttttataccgcaGAAAAATGTTAGTCATTGTTACTTGAAAGTCGTCACTCTGCGAACTGACAAGTCGGAAGTCCTTGGAATGCACTTTATTGGCCCTAATGCTGGCGAAGTTATTCAAGGCTTTGCTGCAGCTATGAA ATGCAATTTGACTTACCCATTACTCAAGTCCACTGTCGGGATTCACCCAACAACAGCTGAGGAATTCACAAGAATAAGTATCACAAAGCGATCTGGGATGGATCCGACACCACAGAGTTGCTGCAGTTAG